A genomic segment from Spirosoma sp. SC4-14 encodes:
- a CDS encoding amidohydrolase family protein: MTINLPPAIIDTHLHIWDVQHLNYAWLSDVPAINRTFTISDYQRAIARVPVQAMVFVQCECEPEQYKREIDYVTQAAAIDPRIRGLVAWFPLEQPNIDTELQALQAYFLVRGVRRLEESPRSLYEQPQFIENVSKLATVGLSFDICLKAHQLPAAISLVEQCPDTAFMLDHLGKPNIAGKELANWQTHIRQLASHPHVFCKVSGLVTEANWKHWRLDELRPYFEFVVEQFGTDRLVFGGDWPVMTLAASYTTWLDSVLTLCADWTNDERDCLFRANAERFYRLTP; encoded by the coding sequence ATGACCATAAACCTGCCACCGGCCATTATTGATACGCACCTGCACATTTGGGACGTTCAGCACCTGAATTACGCGTGGTTGTCGGACGTACCGGCCATTAACCGAACGTTCACCATTTCCGACTATCAGCGGGCTATTGCCCGCGTGCCGGTGCAGGCGATGGTATTTGTGCAGTGTGAATGCGAACCCGAACAATACAAACGGGAGATCGACTACGTAACCCAGGCGGCAGCCATTGATCCGCGCATTCGGGGCCTGGTTGCTTGGTTTCCGTTAGAACAACCCAATATTGACACTGAACTACAAGCCTTACAGGCTTATTTTCTGGTACGGGGCGTCCGAAGGTTGGAGGAGTCGCCCAGGTCGCTGTATGAACAGCCACAATTCATCGAAAACGTGAGTAAACTGGCCACCGTTGGGCTTAGCTTCGACATCTGCCTGAAGGCGCATCAACTACCGGCCGCCATCAGCTTGGTCGAACAATGTCCTGACACGGCGTTTATGCTCGACCACCTGGGCAAGCCCAACATTGCCGGTAAGGAGCTGGCAAACTGGCAAACCCACATTCGACAATTAGCCAGCCATCCACATGTTTTCTGCAAAGTGTCGGGACTGGTGACTGAAGCTAACTGGAAACACTGGCGTTTGGATGAGCTACGGCCTTATTTCGAATTCGTGGTCGAGCAGTTTGGTACCGACCGGCTGGTGTTCGGCGGAGACTGGCCGGTAATGACGCTAGCCGCATCGTATACAACCTGGCTTGATTCGGTACTGACCCTGTGCGCCGACTGGACTAATGACGAGCGGGATTGTCTATTTCGGGCTAATGCTGAACGCTTTTACCGATTGACCCCATGA
- a CDS encoding alpha-L-rhamnosidase C-terminal domain-containing protein, whose protein sequence is MRYWLSITFLLAFSFSALRAQIDTAALPKALLTEPWPARWITVPGTSPHGYGVYHFRKTIQLDSKPSAFVVHVSGDNRYKLFVNGRLVSLGPARSDVRHWSFETVDLAPYLTSGDNTLAAVVWNFGETMSFAQHSFRTGFILQGNGPAEQAVNTNPSWKCLQNGAYSPLQTNLYTFFQVGPGEAIQYNRYPWGWETVQYADAQWPNAQEVKPGSMWNLNIDFDNWTLNPRSIPPMELKPERIAKLRKVDGITVPAGFPGQAVPVHIPAQTKAVLLLDQTHLTTAYPVLTVSGGRGANVTLAYAESLFEPAPKDRTAPIVKGDRNKIEGKVFFGCTDAFVTDGGQQRTLTTLWWRTYRYIQVTVETKQEPLILNDLSGLFTAYPLSKVSTAEVPESPELANMLDIGWRTARLCANETYMDCPYYEQLQYAGDVRIQALISLYNSSDDRLVRQAIMQLRQSLSANGLTMSRYPSREPQYIPTFSLWWINMVHDYWRYRGDKAFVKSSLPVTRMVLNYFANYQHDDGSLKRFPDWPFTDWTTSPDWQTWGSVAPYTENGNSAPLDLQLLLAYQVAGDLEAQAGMSAFADLYAERSNRLRQTIQRLYWDKSRGLFADTPQKKQFSQHSNILAALTGVITGDSARQLMERTLTDKSLVQPSIFYRYYLHRAVAETGLGDQYLNLLGLWRQQMKLGLTTWAESHEPSRSDCHAWGSSPNIEFYRIILGIDSDAPGFEKVRITPHLGTLRNASGQMPHPKGTIGVKYALSPAGTLRADISLPEGVTGTFRWKGQQRQLTAGHQTFDLTVQ, encoded by the coding sequence ATGCGTTATTGGCTTTCGATCACCTTCCTACTGGCGTTTAGTTTTTCGGCCTTACGGGCTCAGATTGACACGGCAGCGCTGCCGAAGGCACTGTTGACTGAGCCCTGGCCCGCCCGCTGGATTACCGTACCGGGCACATCGCCCCATGGGTACGGCGTATACCATTTTCGTAAAACCATTCAACTAGACAGTAAGCCCAGCGCGTTCGTTGTACACGTGTCGGGCGACAACCGCTATAAACTGTTTGTCAATGGACGGCTGGTATCGCTGGGTCCGGCCCGTTCGGATGTGCGTCACTGGTCGTTTGAAACGGTCGATCTGGCCCCCTACTTAACCTCGGGCGATAACACGTTGGCGGCTGTTGTGTGGAATTTCGGCGAGACGATGTCGTTCGCTCAACACTCTTTCCGAACCGGCTTTATCCTGCAAGGCAACGGCCCTGCCGAGCAGGCCGTCAACACCAATCCGTCGTGGAAGTGTCTACAAAATGGCGCGTATTCACCCCTTCAGACAAATTTATACACCTTTTTTCAGGTTGGTCCTGGTGAGGCTATCCAGTATAATCGCTATCCCTGGGGGTGGGAAACGGTACAGTATGCCGACGCACAGTGGCCAAATGCGCAGGAGGTCAAGCCCGGCAGCATGTGGAACCTCAATATTGATTTCGATAACTGGACGCTCAACCCCCGGTCTATACCGCCGATGGAGTTAAAACCCGAACGCATCGCCAAACTACGTAAAGTGGATGGCATAACGGTTCCGGCTGGTTTTCCCGGACAAGCGGTTCCGGTACATATCCCGGCTCAGACCAAAGCTGTATTGCTGCTCGACCAGACGCATCTGACTACCGCCTATCCAGTGCTGACGGTGAGTGGTGGACGGGGCGCAAACGTGACGCTGGCCTACGCTGAGTCACTGTTTGAACCGGCTCCGAAGGATCGGACTGCACCGATCGTAAAAGGGGACCGGAATAAAATTGAAGGAAAGGTTTTCTTTGGTTGTACCGATGCGTTTGTCACTGATGGCGGGCAACAACGCACACTTACCACCCTTTGGTGGCGGACGTACCGCTACATACAGGTAACGGTTGAAACCAAACAGGAGCCGCTGATACTCAATGATCTCTCGGGTCTTTTTACAGCTTACCCACTGTCGAAGGTAAGTACCGCTGAGGTACCTGAATCGCCAGAACTAGCCAACATGCTCGATATTGGCTGGCGCACGGCCCGGCTCTGCGCTAACGAGACGTACATGGACTGCCCCTATTATGAACAACTGCAATACGCTGGGGACGTCCGTATTCAGGCGCTGATTTCGCTTTACAACAGTTCCGACGATCGACTGGTGCGGCAGGCCATTATGCAACTCCGCCAGTCACTCTCCGCCAACGGCCTGACCATGAGCCGCTATCCTAGCCGCGAACCTCAGTACATTCCGACGTTTTCGCTCTGGTGGATCAACATGGTACACGATTACTGGCGCTACCGGGGCGATAAAGCGTTCGTGAAGTCGTCGCTGCCTGTTACCCGCATGGTGCTGAACTATTTTGCTAATTACCAGCACGACGACGGTTCGCTAAAGCGCTTTCCGGACTGGCCTTTTACGGACTGGACAACCAGCCCAGACTGGCAAACCTGGGGCAGTGTGGCTCCGTACACTGAGAATGGCAACTCAGCTCCGCTGGACTTGCAGTTGCTGCTGGCTTATCAAGTAGCGGGTGATCTGGAAGCTCAGGCCGGTATGTCGGCGTTTGCTGACCTGTACGCCGAACGTAGCAACCGGTTAAGGCAGACCATCCAGCGGCTTTACTGGGACAAGTCGCGCGGACTGTTTGCTGATACACCCCAGAAAAAGCAGTTTTCGCAGCATTCAAATATACTGGCCGCCCTGACGGGGGTCATTACGGGTGATTCGGCGCGGCAACTGATGGAGCGTACGCTGACTGATAAGTCATTGGTACAGCCTTCTATTTTTTACCGTTATTACCTGCACCGGGCCGTGGCTGAAACGGGACTTGGCGATCAGTACCTGAACTTGCTGGGGCTATGGCGCCAACAGATGAAGCTGGGCTTAACGACCTGGGCAGAGTCGCACGAACCGTCGCGGTCAGATTGCCACGCCTGGGGCTCGAGCCCGAATATTGAATTCTACCGCATTATCCTCGGTATTGATTCCGACGCACCCGGCTTCGAGAAAGTGCGCATCACCCCGCATCTGGGTACACTGCGGAACGCAAGCGGTCAGATGCCCCATCCTAAAGGAACCATTGGCGTGAAGTACGCGCTAAGTCCGGCTGGTACGTTGCGGGCCGACATCAGCTTACCCGAAGGTGTGACCGGTACGTTTCGCTGGAAAGGTCAGCAACGCCAATTGACCGCCGGTCACCAAACCTTCGATTTAACCGTTCAATGA
- a CDS encoding glycoside hydrolase family 97 catalytic domain-containing protein, with protein MNWPGLQLISIRSMLRNVGIALLYSGCLSGIFLPVSLMAQPAGQVEVVSPDKQLSVEFSLSSQARASYTIRHNHTVVMPSSDLGLVRDDGDFSTHLQMIAISKPVLVTDSYRMQHGKQRQVTYQANRCVVHLANRSGQKLDVEFQVSNDGVAFRYYFPERSADRKAITQETTSFTFQEGTKSWIQPCPDPKSGWNQTQPSYEENYRQNSLLTTLPDSMSSWVYPALFRSGTYWVLLSETAPDRNYCGTRLKHIPQKNAFTVALADPRETITGGAARPESTLPWATPWRIITVGNHLGTIVESTLGTDLARPAIAGDFSFVKPGRSAWSWAMFGDDSTVYSASRTFIDYAARMGWEYSLIDANWDRQIGYEKLAELAAYARAKGVSLLVWYNSAGDWNTVPHTPKDKLITTTVRNLEFARLRDMGIKGIKVDFFGADGQSMMAYYQDIAEDAARYGLLVNFHGCTLPRGWQRTYPNLLTMEAVRGYENVTFAQENADKQPTHCAVLPFTRNVFDPMDYTPVVFSEDPDIKRRTTNAFELALPYLFTSGIQHFSEVGVGMASVPEYVQQLMREVPVAWDESRFVDGYPGKLVVIARRAGNVWYIAGINGEAVDKSLTVSLPFIKNTTGNIVTDGSTNRDFTSRPVNWTTAGGLPLTLKANGGFVLIIKS; from the coding sequence ATGAATTGGCCTGGTCTTCAACTTATTTCCATTCGTTCAATGCTCCGTAATGTGGGGATAGCCCTGTTATACAGTGGGTGTCTCAGTGGTATTTTTTTGCCAGTCTCGCTGATGGCTCAACCGGCAGGCCAGGTTGAAGTAGTTAGCCCCGACAAGCAGTTATCTGTCGAATTTAGCCTGTCTAGTCAAGCCAGGGCTAGTTATACGATTCGCCATAACCACACAGTCGTGATGCCCTCCTCGGATCTGGGCCTGGTCCGGGACGATGGAGATTTTTCCACTCACCTGCAGATGATCGCCATTTCTAAGCCGGTATTGGTTACGGATTCGTACCGAATGCAGCATGGTAAGCAACGACAGGTCACCTACCAGGCCAACCGATGCGTCGTTCATCTGGCGAATCGGTCGGGGCAGAAACTGGACGTTGAGTTTCAGGTGTCGAATGATGGTGTGGCGTTTCGGTACTACTTTCCCGAACGTTCCGCTGACCGCAAAGCCATAACGCAGGAAACAACGTCATTTACCTTTCAAGAGGGTACAAAAAGCTGGATACAGCCCTGCCCTGATCCCAAATCGGGTTGGAACCAGACCCAGCCTTCGTACGAAGAAAACTACCGCCAGAACAGCTTGTTGACGACCTTGCCCGATAGCATGTCGAGCTGGGTTTATCCGGCATTGTTTCGGTCGGGAACCTACTGGGTATTACTCAGCGAAACCGCGCCGGATCGTAATTACTGCGGAACACGGCTTAAACATATCCCTCAGAAAAATGCCTTTACCGTCGCGCTGGCCGACCCACGGGAAACGATTACCGGAGGTGCTGCTCGGCCGGAATCAACTTTACCCTGGGCAACCCCATGGCGAATTATTACTGTAGGTAACCACTTGGGTACCATTGTCGAATCAACCCTGGGAACGGACTTAGCTAGGCCGGCCATTGCAGGTGATTTTTCATTTGTCAAGCCAGGCCGGTCGGCCTGGAGCTGGGCCATGTTTGGCGACGACTCAACAGTCTACTCAGCCTCGCGGACCTTTATCGACTATGCCGCGCGGATGGGCTGGGAATACAGCCTGATTGATGCTAACTGGGACCGCCAGATTGGCTACGAAAAGTTGGCTGAATTAGCGGCTTACGCCCGTGCAAAAGGGGTTAGCTTGCTGGTTTGGTATAACTCGGCGGGCGACTGGAATACTGTACCGCATACGCCCAAGGATAAACTTATAACGACGACCGTCCGCAATCTGGAATTTGCCCGTCTGAGAGATATGGGGATCAAAGGCATTAAGGTGGATTTCTTTGGAGCCGATGGGCAGTCGATGATGGCTTACTACCAGGACATTGCCGAAGATGCCGCGAGATATGGTCTGCTGGTCAACTTCCACGGCTGCACCCTACCACGCGGCTGGCAGCGGACCTACCCGAACCTACTGACGATGGAAGCCGTGCGGGGCTACGAAAACGTCACGTTCGCCCAGGAGAATGCTGATAAGCAACCCACTCATTGCGCCGTTTTGCCCTTCACGCGCAACGTCTTCGACCCCATGGACTACACGCCCGTGGTATTTTCGGAAGACCCGGATATTAAGCGCCGGACAACGAACGCCTTCGAGCTGGCCTTGCCCTATTTGTTTACGTCGGGCATCCAGCATTTTTCGGAAGTTGGAGTTGGTATGGCCAGTGTACCGGAATATGTACAGCAGTTGATGCGGGAGGTACCTGTAGCCTGGGATGAGAGTCGGTTCGTGGATGGGTATCCGGGGAAGTTAGTCGTCATCGCTCGTCGGGCAGGTAACGTCTGGTATATAGCTGGCATAAACGGAGAAGCGGTTGACAAGTCGTTGACGGTATCACTACCTTTTATCAAAAACACGACCGGCAACATCGTCACGGATGGATCAACCAACCGAGATTTTACGTCCAGACCAGTGAACTGGACGACTGCTGGCGGCCTGCCGTTAACCCTGAAAGCCAATGGCGGTTTTGTTTTGATTATAAAGTCATAA
- a CDS encoding RagB/SusD family nutrient uptake outer membrane protein codes for MKRLQKIFLLLLSFVLVDSCKSALEEKPLDFVTPDNFFKTADEAKAAVYSLYNTLINGNAYNVSLYFLADLPTPAMDGLVNVNTVATDNFSYDATLAYLDYYGGAYVGIQRANLILERVPAITMDKNLRDAYLGEARFMRALHYFNLVRLFGDVPLVTNPAVDLNVAVSNPRTDKQQIYQLILEDLQFAEKALPVDYPPSEVGRSTRGAAKLQLARVYLTLKQFDLARAKSKEVIDLGVYKLMADYRDVFDPAKKNNAEHILSAQYKMFRVGAWFESILSPSGTTGCGFAEGLAGVSQQFFDNYPSTYRKEISMMTSYVTTDNKTISYSRPFIKKYIAWGKENVCFSGDNNFPIMRYAEALLIFAEAENEVNGPTVAAYDAINQIRKRARTRPNGTEDIAALPNLSGLSKDTFRQAVYREREMELCFEGHGFFDLVRTGRLISENKAAGRPNVSEKNLLFPFPLQAMDLNKGLKQNPGY; via the coding sequence ATGAAACGACTACAAAAAATTTTCCTGTTACTCTTATCCTTCGTACTAGTAGACTCCTGCAAGAGTGCACTGGAAGAAAAGCCCCTTGATTTTGTCACACCAGACAATTTTTTCAAGACAGCCGACGAAGCTAAAGCTGCCGTTTATAGCCTCTACAATACACTAATTAACGGCAATGCGTATAATGTCTCGCTGTACTTCCTAGCTGACTTGCCCACTCCGGCCATGGATGGCCTGGTCAATGTGAACACGGTGGCTACCGACAACTTCTCCTATGATGCCACGCTGGCGTATCTGGACTACTATGGTGGGGCCTATGTCGGTATTCAGCGGGCCAACCTCATTCTCGAACGTGTACCGGCTATTACCATGGACAAGAACCTGCGGGATGCATACCTGGGCGAGGCTCGGTTTATGCGGGCCCTTCACTATTTTAACCTGGTCCGGCTCTTTGGCGATGTGCCACTGGTTACAAATCCTGCGGTCGACCTAAATGTGGCCGTTTCGAATCCACGTACGGATAAGCAGCAGATTTATCAACTGATTCTGGAAGACCTTCAGTTTGCCGAAAAAGCACTACCCGTCGATTATCCGCCGAGTGAAGTAGGTCGGTCTACACGTGGAGCCGCAAAACTTCAACTGGCGCGTGTGTATCTCACACTCAAGCAGTTCGATCTGGCCCGTGCCAAGAGTAAAGAAGTGATCGACTTAGGAGTATACAAACTCATGGCTGACTACCGGGATGTATTTGATCCGGCCAAGAAAAACAATGCCGAGCATATCTTATCTGCGCAGTACAAGATGTTCCGCGTGGGTGCCTGGTTTGAGTCGATCCTGAGTCCATCGGGTACAACCGGCTGTGGTTTTGCCGAAGGGTTAGCGGGGGTGTCGCAACAATTCTTCGACAACTACCCCAGTACATATCGCAAAGAGATTTCGATGATGACATCCTACGTAACAACGGACAACAAGACGATCAGCTACAGCCGACCCTTCATTAAGAAATACATCGCCTGGGGCAAAGAAAACGTCTGCTTTAGTGGTGATAATAATTTCCCCATCATGCGATATGCAGAAGCCCTGCTGATTTTCGCAGAAGCCGAAAACGAGGTAAACGGCCCAACGGTTGCGGCTTACGATGCGATCAATCAGATTCGAAAGCGGGCCAGGACCCGGCCTAATGGTACCGAAGACATAGCCGCTTTACCGAATCTTTCAGGTCTATCAAAGGATACGTTTCGGCAGGCTGTTTACCGCGAGCGCGAGATGGAGCTTTGCTTCGAAGGGCACGGTTTCTTCGACCTGGTTCGAACGGGTCGGCTTATAAGCGAAAACAAAGCCGCCGGTCGGCCTAACGTGAGTGAGAAAAATCTGTTGTTCCCCTTCCCGCTTCAAGCGATGGATCTGAATAAGGGCTTAAAGCAAAACCCTGGATATTGA
- a CDS encoding sialate O-acetylesterase gives MVLQRDQPIPVWGWADPNEQITIKFAGKTFTTKAGSDTKWRLDLPIMSVGGPYTMTIRGKKNTLVINDILLGDVWLGSGQSNMEWRMQQLLPHTKNDIASANYPMIRLFDVRDTISPSPLADVSSDGWRLCSPQSIATFSAVAYFYGRDLYKRYQVPIGLITSDWGGTQIEAWMSPAALRPFPEFAVKLASVEENPGGSLEQVKQAFGRKLAEWQRTYTAADRGFADKNKPWFATDLATTNWRTIELPGHWEQSGTLPDFDGVVWVRKQITLTSEQAGKPLVLHLARVDDVDSTWFNGQKVGGTSPYSAVRQYRVPGHLIKAGPNTIAIRMLDTGGGGGLYGNPNELYATIGQDTISLAGPWAYQVGIDTRDAPKAPNLLFSQNSLTALFNSMIAPLIPYALKGVIWYQGEANADRAYQYRQLFPDLIRDWRTRWGYAFPFLFVQLAGFMNDNQQPADYMWAELREAQTMTLSLPKTGMAVAIDIGDSTNIHPVNKQEVGRRLALAARRVAYNEAEVVSSGPVFKSMTVEGRQVRVTFNEVGTGLTIRDKYGYVRGFSVAGPDHIFHWAKGTLNGNELLLNSEQVPNPVAVRYNWGNTPDGNLYNREGLPAVPFRTDDWPGLTFGRN, from the coding sequence ATGGTTCTCCAACGGGATCAGCCGATCCCGGTTTGGGGCTGGGCCGACCCAAATGAACAAATAACCATCAAGTTTGCTGGCAAAACGTTTACGACCAAAGCCGGTTCTGATACAAAATGGCGGCTCGACTTACCGATTATGTCAGTTGGTGGACCTTACACCATGACGATCCGGGGAAAGAAGAATACACTAGTGATCAACGATATTCTGCTGGGCGATGTGTGGTTAGGATCGGGCCAGTCGAATATGGAGTGGCGGATGCAGCAACTGTTACCCCATACGAAAAATGACATAGCTAGCGCGAACTACCCGATGATTCGTCTGTTCGATGTGCGCGACACTATCTCACCGTCTCCTTTAGCCGACGTTTCCAGCGACGGCTGGCGGTTGTGCAGTCCACAGAGTATCGCTACATTTTCAGCGGTGGCTTATTTCTATGGCCGAGATCTCTATAAACGGTACCAGGTGCCCATTGGCCTCATTACCTCTGATTGGGGCGGTACACAGATTGAAGCCTGGATGAGCCCAGCGGCCCTTCGCCCGTTTCCGGAATTTGCCGTTAAGCTCGCATCGGTAGAAGAAAATCCGGGTGGTTCACTCGAGCAGGTTAAACAGGCATTCGGCCGGAAATTGGCCGAATGGCAGCGAACCTACACGGCTGCCGACCGGGGTTTTGCCGATAAAAACAAGCCTTGGTTCGCCACCGATCTCGCCACCACTAACTGGCGGACGATAGAGCTACCGGGACACTGGGAGCAGTCGGGAACATTGCCCGATTTTGATGGGGTTGTCTGGGTACGTAAGCAGATCACCCTAACTAGCGAACAGGCGGGAAAGCCACTGGTACTGCACCTGGCCCGCGTCGATGATGTAGATTCGACCTGGTTCAACGGTCAGAAAGTGGGTGGCACAAGTCCCTATAGTGCGGTGCGGCAGTACCGGGTTCCTGGTCATTTGATCAAAGCAGGACCCAACACGATTGCTATCCGGATGCTGGATACGGGCGGTGGCGGTGGACTTTACGGCAATCCTAACGAATTGTACGCTACTATTGGACAAGATACGATCTCGCTAGCGGGGCCTTGGGCTTATCAAGTGGGCATCGATACCCGCGACGCGCCCAAAGCCCCGAATCTGCTGTTCAGCCAAAACTCGCTGACTGCCTTATTTAACAGTATGATTGCGCCACTGATTCCGTACGCGCTAAAGGGCGTTATCTGGTATCAGGGAGAGGCCAACGCCGACCGGGCGTATCAGTACCGGCAGCTTTTTCCAGACTTGATCCGAGACTGGCGAACGCGTTGGGGCTATGCGTTTCCGTTCCTGTTCGTGCAGTTAGCAGGCTTTATGAACGACAATCAGCAGCCCGCCGACTATATGTGGGCGGAACTTCGGGAAGCTCAGACGATGACGCTTTCCCTGCCCAAAACTGGCATGGCAGTGGCTATCGATATTGGCGATTCAACCAATATTCACCCGGTCAATAAGCAGGAAGTTGGCAGACGCCTAGCGCTGGCGGCTCGCCGGGTTGCTTACAACGAAGCGGAGGTCGTCAGTTCGGGACCCGTTTTCAAATCCATGACCGTTGAGGGCAGGCAAGTGCGGGTAACGTTCAACGAAGTAGGTACTGGCTTAACCATTCGTGACAAATACGGTTATGTCCGGGGCTTTAGCGTAGCTGGTCCAGATCATATTTTCCACTGGGCGAAAGGCACACTGAACGGCAATGAACTACTACTGAACAGCGAACAAGTGCCCAACCCCGTAGCCGTCCGCTATAACTGGGGCAACACACCTGATGGCAACCTCTATAACCGGGAAGGGCTACCGGCGGTACCTTTCCGTACCGACGACTGGCCCGGACTGACGTTCGGTCGAAACTAG
- a CDS encoding PQQ-binding-like beta-propeller repeat protein — protein sequence MKRAIVSTLLIGLLALTSAFLLRTHTVAKLMDWPEYLGGPDRNHYSLLRQIDSTNVSRLQVAWEYATKDSGQMQCNPIVVNGTLYGMTASCQPFALDAAIGKERWRWQKAGAVAYNNSRGVAYWQASAGYTDQRILFTNGSWLYAIDASTGQEITSFGEGGRTSLKAGLGAVSQDRFVVSNTPGTVFGDLLIMPLRVSDGVDPAFGHIQAFDIKTGKLVWTFRTIPQPGEFGYDTWPKEAYRNPDIGGANNWPGMAIDRPRGIVYVPTGSAAADYYGGNRVGSNLFANCLLALDAQTGKRRWHYQFVHHDILDRDAPAPPNLVTITREGKRIDAVAQVTKHGLVFLFDRVTGKPIYPITEKPAPGSDIPGEKPWPTQPVPSLPAPYARQTLTEADLSPYAENREELLATLRKSRYEGAFTPHSKQGTIIFPGFDGGAEWGGAAADPNGILYLNSNEMAWLVKLADVEMPTTTAQPPTGERLYAANCGACHGPERKGNPTGGYPSLVDIGTRRKPEYIHQVIANGKGMMPAFSHLSEVQRQTLVAYLLNRPATTTKEPGQAAKEPGQLLKQPIPTTVPYRVALFTKFLDSQGFPAIRPPWGTLNAIDLSTGQYRWKIPFGEYPELVAKGFTKTGAESYGGPVVTASGLLFIAGTKDRKIRAFNSRTGKLLWQHELPAAGFATPSTYESGGKQYVVIACGGDKLGAPKGDRFVAFSLP from the coding sequence ATGAAGCGAGCCATTGTTAGTACTCTTCTGATTGGGTTACTGGCCTTAACGTCGGCCTTCCTACTACGCACCCATACAGTTGCAAAGCTTATGGATTGGCCCGAATACCTGGGAGGGCCAGATCGTAATCATTATTCTCTCCTTCGTCAGATTGATTCAACCAATGTAAGCCGACTGCAGGTTGCCTGGGAGTATGCGACTAAGGATTCGGGACAGATGCAGTGCAACCCGATTGTCGTGAATGGAACGCTCTACGGCATGACGGCTTCTTGCCAGCCGTTTGCGCTTGATGCAGCCATCGGTAAAGAACGCTGGCGTTGGCAGAAAGCTGGAGCCGTTGCCTACAACAATAGTCGGGGTGTTGCCTATTGGCAAGCGTCTGCTGGTTATACGGACCAGCGCATTCTGTTCACCAACGGTTCCTGGCTATACGCCATCGACGCCAGTACGGGCCAAGAAATTACGTCGTTTGGCGAAGGGGGCCGTACCAGTTTGAAAGCGGGTCTGGGCGCTGTTTCGCAGGATCGATTCGTGGTCTCGAATACACCCGGTACAGTGTTCGGCGATCTGCTGATCATGCCCCTGCGTGTGTCGGATGGTGTCGACCCGGCCTTTGGTCACATTCAAGCGTTCGACATCAAAACGGGTAAGCTTGTCTGGACATTCCGGACGATTCCACAGCCCGGTGAATTCGGCTACGATACTTGGCCGAAAGAGGCCTACCGAAATCCCGATATAGGCGGGGCTAACAACTGGCCCGGCATGGCCATCGACCGACCCCGTGGGATTGTGTACGTACCCACGGGGTCGGCCGCGGCCGATTACTATGGGGGCAACCGGGTCGGCAGCAACCTGTTTGCCAACTGCTTGCTGGCTCTTGATGCCCAGACTGGTAAGAGACGCTGGCATTACCAGTTCGTACACCACGACATCCTGGACCGCGACGCCCCCGCTCCGCCGAATTTAGTCACCATCACGCGCGAAGGCAAACGCATTGACGCCGTTGCGCAGGTGACTAAACACGGCCTGGTTTTTCTCTTTGACCGGGTGACGGGAAAACCGATTTACCCAATCACCGAAAAACCAGCTCCTGGGTCTGACATCCCCGGCGAAAAGCCGTGGCCCACGCAGCCTGTCCCGAGCTTGCCCGCGCCCTACGCCCGGCAAACGCTGACCGAAGCCGACCTAAGCCCCTACGCCGAAAACCGTGAAGAACTGCTGGCTACGCTGCGAAAGAGCCGCTACGAGGGGGCGTTTACACCCCACAGCAAGCAGGGTACCATCATCTTTCCTGGTTTTGATGGGGGTGCTGAATGGGGTGGAGCCGCGGCTGATCCGAATGGTATTCTCTACCTTAATAGTAACGAAATGGCCTGGCTGGTTAAGCTGGCTGACGTAGAAATGCCAACGACTACCGCGCAACCGCCCACGGGTGAGCGGCTTTACGCGGCCAACTGCGGAGCTTGTCACGGCCCAGAGCGGAAAGGAAATCCCACCGGAGGTTATCCGTCACTAGTCGACATTGGAACCCGCCGAAAACCCGAATACATCCACCAGGTCATCGCCAACGGAAAAGGTATGATGCCTGCTTTTTCTCACCTTTCCGAGGTCCAGCGCCAAACGCTGGTGGCCTATCTGTTGAACAGGCCCGCTACAACGACCAAAGAGCCAGGTCAGGCAGCTAAAGAACCGGGTCAATTGCTTAAGCAACCCATACCGACAACGGTTCCCTACCGGGTAGCCTTGTTTACGAAGTTTCTCGACAGCCAGGGGTTTCCGGCCATTCGCCCACCCTGGGGAACGCTCAATGCTATTGACCTGAGCACCGGTCAGTATCGCTGGAAAATACCCTTTGGTGAATATCCCGAGCTGGTAGCAAAGGGTTTTACCAAAACCGGGGCTGAAAGCTACGGAGGGCCTGTGGTGACGGCCAGTGGACTCTTGTTCATTGCAGGTACGAAAGACAGAAAAATTCGGGCTTTTAATTCACGAACGGGCAAGCTGCTCTGGCAACATGAGCTACCAGCCGCTGGCTTTGCTACACCCAGCACCTACGAATCGGGTGGTAAACAATACGTCGTCATTGCCTGCGGGGGCGACAAACTTGGGGCACCAAAAGGTGACCGCTTCGTAGCGTTTTCTTTACCCTAA